The Prosthecobacter vanneervenii genome has a segment encoding these proteins:
- the serA gene encoding phosphoglycerate dehydrogenase: MSKFNILIAGNNDPISSKGIDLLKAEPSFSVEVNMNLKAEDAMIEASRNAHAIIVRSGAKVTAKVLEAAPNLKVVGRAGVGVDNIDVPVASKRGVVVMNTPGGNTISTAEQAFTLMMALSRKTPQAHATIVSGKWDRKSFQGTEVYGKTLVVLGMGRIGAEFAKRAKAFGMNVVAYDPYLSKNRAESLGVTLCEDLDAAIVQADYITMHMPLTPETKHMINAKRLASLKKSCRIINCARGGLIDDAALAQALTDGTIAGAALDVFEVEPPPADYPLLSAPNTVFTPHLGASTEEAQENVGIEIAEVIKAHLLQGTVVNAVNMPNVDPKVLSEIGPFLKFGELLGRLVSQFAPARANVVRINYSGKVGSGDTTLISRAVLKGFLERAVGAEQVNYINANGVAENLGLRFTESRLTEPSEFTDLIEVVAKNDGGESASIAGTFFAGEPRIVRVNGQRIEARPQGTLLFIENIDRPGMISAYSTTLGKNQVNIADMSLSRDKESGKALTLLTLDSTPSAEVIAELEKIQGISKVHCVEV, translated from the coding sequence ATGTCCAAGTTCAACATCCTCATCGCCGGCAACAACGACCCCATTTCGAGCAAGGGTATCGACCTGCTCAAAGCGGAGCCGTCCTTTTCCGTCGAGGTGAACATGAATCTCAAGGCCGAGGACGCGATGATCGAGGCCTCCCGCAACGCCCACGCCATCATCGTCCGCAGCGGTGCCAAGGTGACCGCCAAGGTGCTCGAAGCCGCCCCCAATCTCAAGGTCGTGGGCCGCGCCGGTGTCGGCGTGGACAACATCGACGTGCCCGTGGCCTCCAAGCGCGGCGTGGTGGTGATGAACACCCCCGGCGGCAACACCATCTCCACCGCAGAGCAGGCCTTCACCCTGATGATGGCCCTTTCCCGCAAGACCCCGCAGGCTCACGCCACCATCGTCAGCGGCAAGTGGGACCGCAAGAGCTTCCAGGGTACCGAAGTTTACGGCAAGACCCTCGTCGTGCTCGGCATGGGCCGCATCGGCGCGGAGTTCGCCAAGCGTGCCAAGGCCTTTGGCATGAACGTCGTGGCCTATGACCCCTACCTTTCCAAGAACCGCGCCGAAAGCCTCGGCGTGACACTTTGCGAGGACCTCGACGCCGCCATCGTGCAGGCCGACTACATCACCATGCACATGCCGCTGACTCCTGAGACGAAGCACATGATCAATGCCAAGCGCCTAGCCTCGCTGAAGAAGAGCTGCCGCATCATCAACTGCGCACGCGGTGGCCTCATCGACGACGCCGCCCTCGCCCAGGCCCTCACGGACGGTACCATCGCCGGTGCTGCGCTGGACGTCTTTGAAGTCGAACCCCCTCCAGCCGACTACCCGCTCCTCAGCGCCCCGAATACGGTCTTCACCCCTCACCTCGGCGCCTCCACGGAGGAAGCTCAGGAAAACGTCGGTATCGAAATCGCTGAAGTGATCAAGGCGCACCTGCTGCAGGGTACCGTGGTCAATGCGGTGAACATGCCGAATGTTGACCCCAAGGTGCTGTCCGAGATCGGACCCTTCCTCAAGTTCGGCGAGCTCCTCGGCCGCCTCGTCTCCCAGTTTGCTCCGGCGCGTGCCAACGTGGTCCGCATCAACTACAGCGGCAAGGTCGGCAGTGGCGACACCACCCTCATCTCCCGCGCTGTTCTCAAGGGCTTCCTTGAGCGCGCCGTGGGTGCCGAGCAGGTGAACTACATCAATGCCAACGGCGTCGCTGAAAACCTCGGCCTCCGCTTCACCGAAAGCCGTCTCACTGAACCAAGCGAGTTCACCGACCTCATCGAAGTCGTCGCCAAAAACGACGGCGGCGAGTCTGCCAGCATTGCCGGCACCTTCTTCGCAGGCGAGCCGCGCATCGTGCGTGTGAACGGCCAGCGCATCGAGGCCCGTCCTCAGGGCACGCTTCTCTTCATTGAGAACATTGACCGCCCCGGCATGATCTCCGCCTACAGCACCACGCTGGGCAAGAACCAGGTGAACATCGCCGATATGAGCCTCAGCCGCGACAAGGAGTCTGGCAAAGCCCTGACCCTCCTCACGCTCGACTCCACCCCGAGCGCGGAAGTCATCGCAGAACTGGAGAAGATCCAGGGCATCAGCAAGGTGCATTGCGTGGAGGTCTGA
- a CDS encoding coiled-coil domain-containing protein translates to MFAGIPSAHAMLAVTGPISPEIITTVAAAILLPPLILWAVMRSKLKRQATEASAALEKLRAESDSALQTVQAKAAADAAEHARASATAAASLADLQQRFSTHREVAERRANDASQQIARLETELAATREIAAQLPPTQSRIKDLETALAAEQGRVLAQEQAIAATNARAADFEKRMIDAQETTLKQKSELQQTLVELKKIRDEQAAYAAAGGAEAELAKAREATQQAEAKVTNLQRALKAAEARVEMVQKEFMNAMGMASAPAASGTTGGVSDKKLRELEEKLAQNEAEARKRAREDGYKIAELEYRLSEALDAARAAQAPSAAPAPDPTPAPEPAPAPAVVMAPPAVASEAPIPAPVAVEAVAEAVGSAPVKLEEPRPEPVATEQPKGEEEPPAPAQVVEPAAPAFSLPPPAPPVIEPPVTVPPPAAALETPPPATGETAV, encoded by the coding sequence ATGTTTGCAGGAATCCCGTCTGCCCATGCCATGCTGGCCGTGACCGGCCCCATTTCCCCGGAAATCATCACCACCGTGGCCGCAGCCATCCTCCTGCCCCCGCTGATCCTCTGGGCGGTCATGCGCTCGAAGCTGAAAAGGCAGGCCACCGAAGCCTCCGCCGCGCTGGAGAAATTGCGCGCTGAATCCGACTCAGCACTGCAGACCGTGCAGGCCAAGGCAGCCGCCGATGCGGCTGAGCACGCCCGGGCCAGCGCCACCGCAGCCGCCAGCCTGGCGGACCTGCAGCAGCGCTTCAGCACCCACCGGGAGGTGGCGGAGCGCCGAGCCAACGACGCCTCTCAGCAGATCGCTCGCCTGGAGACTGAGCTGGCCGCGACACGAGAAATCGCCGCACAGCTGCCCCCCACACAGAGCCGCATCAAGGATCTGGAGACCGCCCTGGCCGCCGAGCAGGGTCGTGTGCTGGCCCAGGAACAGGCCATTGCCGCCACCAACGCCCGTGCAGCAGACTTTGAAAAACGGATGATCGACGCCCAGGAGACGACCCTGAAGCAAAAGTCTGAGCTGCAACAGACCCTGGTGGAGCTGAAGAAAATCCGCGACGAACAGGCCGCCTACGCCGCAGCCGGCGGCGCGGAGGCAGAGCTGGCGAAGGCCCGCGAGGCCACCCAGCAGGCCGAGGCCAAGGTGACCAACCTGCAACGCGCCCTCAAGGCCGCCGAGGCCCGTGTGGAGATGGTGCAGAAGGAATTCATGAACGCCATGGGCATGGCCTCCGCTCCGGCCGCAAGTGGCACCACTGGCGGAGTCAGCGACAAAAAGCTGCGCGAACTGGAGGAAAAACTCGCCCAAAACGAGGCCGAGGCCCGCAAGCGTGCCCGCGAAGACGGCTACAAAATCGCCGAACTGGAATACAGGCTCAGTGAAGCCCTGGATGCTGCCCGCGCTGCCCAGGCACCATCTGCCGCTCCCGCACCTGATCCGACTCCGGCCCCCGAGCCTGCCCCAGCTCCCGCTGTGGTGATGGCGCCCCCCGCAGTGGCCTCAGAAGCGCCGATCCCCGCCCCCGTCGCGGTCGAAGCGGTGGCAGAGGCTGTGGGTTCAGCACCCGTGAAGCTTGAGGAGCCCAGACCAGAGCCCGTGGCCACAGAGCAACCTAAAGGTGAGGAAGAGCCCCCTGCCCCGGCACAAGTGGTCGAGCCTGCTGCGCCTGCGTTTTCCCTTCCACCACCTGCGCCACCAGTTATTGAGCCCCCGGTCACCGTACCACCACCTGCGGCAGCTTTGGAAACCCCGCCGCCTGCTACCGGAGAAACCGCCGTCTGA
- a CDS encoding outer membrane protein assembly factor BamB family protein: protein MKLTLAFFTLLSVSAFSAQDWSRFRGPNGSGVAETTGLPAVVDDSTTLWKVPAGKGWSSPVIWQDMVILTAETAPTKRAVIAYSTKDGKELWKHEEEFVPHPIHKTYNTYASSSAFADAERIYINWSSGTNIQALALDHQGKLVWRNDHVADYIHEHGTGISPIVVDGLMIVRSEFDWQRDGKVYTEDPEQQKWKSCIVALDAKTGKQSWKLEIPNCLNTFSTPVVHELKGGKKEIICADTGSGVMGIDLKTGKINWQHNPGYKQRSLGSGVLSDDFYFCTFGTGGGVKEIAALDLKGGKPQAVPFDIPKGLPYVPSPLVIGDKMYLLGDGGIMRCVEFKTGKVVYEERVEGTQGSAKFFSSPVAGDGKIFCASQQGDLIVIKAGTQFEKLAASKLDGPVNSVPAIGDKRLFVRTANSLYCIGTKGQPVP from the coding sequence ATGAAACTCACTCTCGCCTTTTTCACACTGCTTTCTGTCTCTGCATTCTCCGCTCAGGACTGGTCCCGCTTCCGCGGCCCCAACGGCAGCGGCGTCGCAGAAACCACCGGCCTCCCAGCCGTGGTCGATGACAGCACCACGCTGTGGAAAGTGCCTGCAGGCAAAGGCTGGTCCTCCCCAGTGATCTGGCAGGACATGGTTATTCTCACCGCAGAAACCGCCCCCACCAAGCGTGCCGTGATCGCCTACTCGACGAAAGATGGCAAGGAGCTCTGGAAGCACGAGGAGGAATTCGTACCGCACCCGATCCACAAGACCTACAACACCTATGCCAGCAGCTCCGCCTTTGCGGATGCCGAGCGCATCTATATCAACTGGAGCAGCGGCACCAACATCCAGGCCCTGGCGCTGGATCACCAAGGCAAGCTTGTGTGGCGCAACGACCACGTAGCTGACTACATCCACGAGCATGGCACCGGCATCTCCCCCATTGTGGTGGACGGCCTCATGATCGTGCGCAGCGAGTTTGACTGGCAGCGCGACGGCAAGGTGTACACCGAAGACCCTGAGCAGCAGAAGTGGAAGAGCTGCATCGTGGCTTTGGATGCCAAGACCGGCAAGCAGTCCTGGAAGCTGGAAATCCCCAACTGCCTCAACACCTTCTCCACCCCGGTCGTGCATGAGCTGAAAGGCGGAAAAAAGGAAATCATCTGCGCGGACACCGGCAGCGGCGTCATGGGCATCGATCTCAAGACTGGCAAGATCAACTGGCAGCACAATCCAGGCTACAAACAGCGCAGCCTCGGCTCCGGTGTGCTGAGCGACGACTTCTACTTCTGCACCTTTGGCACCGGCGGCGGCGTGAAAGAGATCGCCGCCTTGGACCTGAAGGGCGGCAAGCCCCAGGCCGTGCCCTTCGACATCCCCAAAGGACTCCCCTATGTCCCCTCCCCCCTTGTCATTGGCGACAAGATGTACCTCCTGGGCGATGGCGGCATCATGCGCTGCGTGGAGTTCAAAACTGGCAAGGTCGTCTATGAAGAGCGTGTGGAAGGCACCCAGGGAAGCGCCAAGTTCTTCAGCAGCCCCGTGGCAGGCGATGGCAAAATCTTCTGCGCCAGCCAGCAGGGCGACCTCATCGTCATCAAGGCAGGCACCCAGTTTGAAAAACTCGCCGCCAGCAAGCTCGACGGCCCGGTCAATTCCGTGCCAGCCATCGGCGACAAGCGTCTCTTCGTCCGCACCGCCAATTCGCTGTATTGCATCGGTACCAAGGGCCAGCCGGTGCCTTGA
- the gnd gene encoding decarboxylating NADP(+)-dependent phosphogluconate dehydrogenase — protein MSKKSDFGLIGLAVMGQNLVLNVESRGFQVSVFNRTTSVVDEFVAKHPGKALVGCHTLEEFVQSLATPRKIHIMVKSTAVKDTDRDAVDAVIEQLIPLLDKNDIVIDGGNSFYQTTERRDAYLTEKGLRFIGAGVSGGEEGARKGPSIMPGGPASTWEVMKPIFESIAAKVDGEPCVIHIGPGGAGHYVKMIHNGIEYGDMQLICEAYNIFKNAGFTTDEMAAIFNEWNEGDLLSYLIQISGKALEQKDPETGKPIVELIVDKAGQKGTGQWTLLNAAENAVVISTINAAVEARILSSQKKQRVAASTQLTGPAVNITTDKKELVKKVHDALYASKIISYAQGLDLIKTMGEKKNWGLDLGRIAAIWRGGCIIRAKFLNRITDAYRTNSNLANLMLDPFFKDVLSKTQQNWREVVALATLNGIPVPAFSASLGYYDSYRAARLPANLLQAQRDFFGAHTYERTDKPEGQMFHTEWPEVIG, from the coding sequence ATGAGCAAAAAAAGTGATTTCGGACTGATCGGCCTCGCAGTGATGGGCCAGAACCTTGTTCTCAACGTGGAGAGCCGCGGCTTCCAGGTGAGCGTTTTCAACCGTACCACGAGCGTGGTGGATGAATTTGTGGCCAAGCACCCCGGCAAGGCTCTCGTGGGCTGCCATACCCTGGAGGAGTTCGTCCAGAGCTTGGCCACCCCGCGCAAGATTCACATCATGGTGAAATCCACCGCCGTGAAGGACACCGACCGCGATGCCGTGGACGCCGTGATCGAGCAACTGATCCCCCTGCTGGACAAGAACGACATCGTCATCGACGGCGGCAACAGCTTCTACCAGACCACCGAGCGCCGCGACGCCTACCTCACGGAAAAAGGCCTGCGCTTCATCGGTGCCGGCGTCTCCGGTGGTGAAGAAGGTGCCCGCAAAGGCCCCTCCATCATGCCCGGCGGTCCTGCCAGCACCTGGGAGGTGATGAAGCCCATCTTTGAATCCATCGCCGCCAAGGTGGATGGAGAGCCCTGCGTCATCCACATCGGCCCCGGCGGCGCCGGCCACTATGTGAAGATGATCCACAACGGCATCGAGTACGGCGACATGCAGCTCATCTGCGAAGCCTACAACATCTTCAAGAACGCCGGATTCACCACCGACGAGATGGCCGCCATCTTTAACGAGTGGAACGAAGGCGACCTGCTGAGCTACCTCATCCAGATCTCCGGCAAAGCCCTGGAGCAGAAGGACCCCGAGACCGGCAAGCCCATCGTGGAACTCATCGTGGACAAGGCCGGCCAGAAAGGCACCGGCCAGTGGACGCTGCTCAACGCCGCTGAAAACGCCGTCGTCATCAGCACCATCAACGCCGCCGTGGAGGCGCGCATTCTTTCCAGCCAGAAGAAGCAGCGCGTCGCCGCCAGCACCCAGCTCACTGGCCCGGCTGTGAACATCACCACAGACAAGAAGGAACTCGTGAAGAAGGTGCACGACGCACTCTATGCCTCCAAGATCATCTCCTACGCGCAGGGTCTGGACCTGATCAAGACCATGGGAGAGAAGAAGAACTGGGGCCTCGACCTCGGCCGCATTGCCGCCATCTGGCGCGGCGGCTGCATCATCCGTGCGAAGTTCCTCAACCGCATCACGGACGCCTACCGCACCAATTCCAATCTGGCCAACCTGATGCTCGACCCGTTCTTCAAGGACGTGCTGAGCAAGACCCAGCAGAACTGGCGCGAAGTGGTGGCCCTGGCCACACTGAACGGCATCCCCGTCCCCGCCTTCTCCGCCTCCCTCGGCTACTACGACAGCTACCGCGCCGCCCGCCTGCCCGCCAACCTGCTGCAGGCCCAGCGCGACTTCTTCGGCGCCCATACCTATGAGCGCACGGACAAGCCTGAAGGCCAGATGTTCCATACGGAGTGGCCTGAGGTGATCGGGTGA
- the fusA gene encoding elongation factor G: protein MKLNTTDTGRIRNIGIAAHIDAGKTTLTERILFYAGAIHACGDVHEGNTATDFSDIEREKGITISSAAAPCEWTQQPVSGLTRLHSGQPHRLNIIDTPGHVDFTAEVERSLRVLDGAVAVFCGVGGVQPQSETVWRQTDRYRVPRVAFINKMDRQGADFARVVGELRSKLGANAWPVLLPWGAESGLCGQIDIIDERALRPNAESPTGFIVEDIPAEWCSALETARRELIEALASLDDEIAALWIEGQPVPAQVLRAAVRRQTIACRFVPVIGGSAYKHIGVSALVDAIVDFLPAPSEVQRAEVAEMPLAALAFKVVRHPQAGRLVYVRVYAGTLQKGVPLLNPRLGKTERCGRLLRVFADRRDELESVQAGDICVVTGLRDFSTGDTLCLEGHALMLEPPVFPEPVVSMAIEPAKSSDQSRLSTALARLADEDPTFRVRTHEETGQCLISGMGELHLEVIREKLLREHGVETIAGAPEIACRETITQEAEADHLLKKQNGGSGMYARVKLSVQPLERGAGIVIEDAIIGGSIPSQFLGAVRRGITEAALAGPLAGSPLVDMRVRIIDGALHAKDSNDQAFRMAAAVALHEAVRHAAPVLLEPVMLVECTVSGEHQGDILGDLNRRRARVMNIDHRGHEAGILAEVPLLEMFGYAGAIRSLSRGRASYTMVPTSYEVVPESVLKRLVEG from the coding sequence ATGAAACTCAACACGACTGACACCGGCCGCATCCGCAACATTGGCATCGCGGCCCACATTGATGCTGGCAAAACCACGCTCACCGAGCGCATCCTCTTTTACGCAGGAGCCATCCATGCATGCGGAGACGTGCATGAGGGAAACACCGCCACCGACTTCTCCGACATTGAGCGCGAGAAGGGCATCACCATCTCCTCTGCTGCAGCTCCATGCGAGTGGACGCAGCAACCAGTATCAGGACTCACGCGCCTGCATTCAGGCCAGCCGCACCGGCTCAATATCATCGACACCCCCGGCCATGTGGACTTCACCGCCGAGGTGGAGCGCTCCCTGCGCGTGCTCGACGGCGCTGTCGCCGTCTTCTGCGGAGTCGGTGGCGTGCAGCCACAAAGTGAAACCGTCTGGCGACAGACGGACCGCTATCGCGTACCCCGTGTGGCGTTCATCAACAAGATGGACCGTCAGGGGGCGGACTTTGCCCGCGTCGTGGGCGAACTGCGTAGCAAGCTGGGCGCTAATGCCTGGCCAGTGCTGCTGCCATGGGGCGCAGAATCTGGACTCTGTGGGCAGATCGACATCATCGATGAACGTGCACTGCGTCCCAATGCAGAATCGCCCACCGGATTCATTGTGGAGGACATTCCTGCCGAATGGTGCTCTGCATTGGAAACGGCCCGGCGTGAGCTGATTGAAGCGCTCGCCAGTCTGGATGATGAGATTGCTGCCTTGTGGATCGAAGGCCAGCCTGTGCCTGCGCAGGTGCTGCGCGCAGCGGTGCGTCGTCAGACCATCGCATGTCGCTTTGTGCCTGTAATCGGCGGCAGTGCCTACAAACACATCGGCGTCTCCGCGCTGGTGGATGCCATCGTGGACTTCCTGCCTGCACCCTCAGAAGTGCAGCGTGCGGAAGTGGCAGAAATGCCGCTGGCTGCGCTGGCCTTCAAGGTCGTGCGTCATCCGCAGGCGGGCAGGCTCGTCTATGTGCGTGTTTATGCAGGAACGCTCCAAAAGGGCGTACCACTCCTCAATCCGCGCCTCGGCAAAACCGAGCGCTGCGGCAGGCTCCTGCGTGTCTTTGCCGACCGCCGTGATGAACTCGAAAGCGTTCAGGCTGGCGACATCTGCGTCGTCACTGGTCTGCGGGATTTCAGCACAGGAGACACCCTGTGCCTGGAGGGGCATGCTCTCATGCTGGAGCCCCCGGTGTTCCCAGAACCCGTCGTCAGCATGGCCATCGAGCCTGCGAAGTCCTCCGATCAGTCCCGTCTGTCCACCGCGCTTGCGCGTCTGGCCGATGAGGACCCCACCTTCCGCGTGCGCACTCATGAGGAGACAGGCCAGTGCCTCATCTCCGGCATGGGCGAACTCCACCTTGAAGTGATCCGCGAAAAACTCCTGCGCGAGCATGGCGTCGAAACCATCGCTGGCGCACCGGAGATCGCATGCCGTGAAACCATCACGCAAGAGGCTGAGGCCGATCATTTGCTCAAAAAGCAAAACGGCGGCTCAGGCATGTATGCGCGGGTGAAGCTCTCCGTGCAGCCGCTTGAGCGTGGCGCAGGCATCGTCATCGAAGACGCCATCATCGGCGGCAGCATCCCCTCCCAGTTCCTGGGAGCGGTGCGTCGTGGCATCACCGAGGCGGCTCTGGCCGGACCTCTGGCTGGCAGCCCCCTGGTGGACATGCGCGTTCGCATCATTGACGGAGCTCTCCACGCGAAAGACTCCAACGATCAGGCCTTCCGCATGGCCGCTGCTGTGGCGCTGCATGAAGCCGTGCGTCACGCGGCTCCCGTTTTGCTGGAGCCCGTGATGCTGGTGGAGTGCACCGTTTCAGGAGAGCACCAGGGAGACATCCTGGGCGATCTGAACCGCCGCCGCGCTCGTGTCATGAACATCGACCACCGAGGCCACGAGGCAGGTATTCTCGCCGAAGTGCCATTGTTAGAGATGTTCGGCTACGCTGGCGCCATCCGCAGCCTCTCACGCGGCCGTGCCAGCTACACTATGGTTCCCACCTCATATGAAGTGGTGCCGGAGTCGGTGCTGAAGCGACTTGTTGAAGGATAA
- a CDS encoding glycosyltransferase family 4 protein: MKIALIHPQIIRGSGVENYLIDFARRMHAAGHQLTYVTSLTTPEIGASLPGNWELQPRLRGSAVLRMWHFNRIAPRAARSAGVDISIGFGRTCAQDIHRNGTGCHRIYGNLLPLWQRYSLRHLYELHLERKLYTGNETRRYVTSSARVAAQLQGVYGTDGERFHMLSPPVETQLFKPAENRAVVRELNCRKLQTDASKPVLLFVSLSHRRRGLEPLIEAMSQIDATLWIVGKKPGPAIQEKIQRLGIASRVRSVPVTSNLVELYQSADWYVHPTQYDAFSNTVLQSMACGLPGIISVMDGAVDHVRNEENGLMLYHPQQPRELAARIKEALAFDGTQWQSLSTAACETVRSLTWERHLQEWAEVLQA; the protein is encoded by the coding sequence ATGAAAATCGCCCTCATCCATCCGCAGATCATCCGTGGCTCCGGTGTGGAGAATTACCTCATCGACTTCGCCCGCCGCATGCACGCAGCAGGGCATCAGCTGACCTATGTCACATCTTTGACCACGCCTGAGATCGGCGCGTCACTTCCTGGAAATTGGGAGCTTCAGCCGCGTTTACGTGGTTCGGCTGTGCTCCGCATGTGGCATTTCAACCGCATTGCTCCTCGCGCGGCACGATCAGCCGGTGTGGACATCAGCATCGGTTTTGGGCGCACCTGCGCGCAGGACATCCACCGCAATGGCACCGGCTGCCATCGCATCTACGGAAACCTGCTCCCCCTTTGGCAGCGCTACAGCCTGCGTCATCTGTATGAACTGCATTTGGAGCGCAAACTCTACACTGGGAATGAAACGCGCCGCTACGTCACCAGCTCCGCCCGCGTTGCCGCTCAGCTTCAAGGCGTGTACGGTACCGATGGCGAGCGCTTTCACATGCTCTCCCCGCCCGTGGAGACGCAGCTCTTCAAGCCCGCCGAAAACCGTGCTGTCGTACGTGAGCTTAACTGCAGGAAGCTGCAGACAGATGCATCCAAGCCCGTGCTGCTTTTTGTCTCTCTAAGCCACCGCCGTCGCGGACTGGAGCCTTTGATCGAGGCCATGTCTCAGATCGACGCCACACTCTGGATCGTGGGCAAGAAGCCCGGCCCAGCCATCCAGGAAAAGATCCAGCGCCTCGGCATCGCTTCACGTGTGCGTTCTGTGCCGGTGACGAGCAATCTCGTGGAACTCTACCAATCTGCCGACTGGTATGTGCATCCCACGCAATACGATGCCTTTTCAAACACCGTGCTGCAAAGCATGGCATGCGGTCTGCCTGGAATCATCTCAGTGATGGACGGGGCCGTGGATCACGTGCGCAATGAGGAAAACGGCCTCATGCTCTACCATCCGCAGCAGCCGCGCGAACTCGCCGCCCGCATCAAGGAAGCACTGGCCTTCGATGGCACCCAGTGGCAATCCCTTTCCACCGCTGCCTGCGAAACCGTCCGCTCCCTTACCTGGGAGCGCCACCTGCAGGAATGGGCCGAGGTGCTGCAAGCATGA
- a CDS encoding glycosyltransferase family 2 protein, translating into MSRLPLSISIISLNEEANLRRCLASIQDLAEEIVIVDSGSTDRTAEIAAEFGARFVHQDWLGYTAQKNLCLSLCTQPWILGLDCDEELTPELRNSIQNFFISGDENRFDGAWMSRLVWFMGRWIHHGDWYPDRKIRLFRRTKSRWAADGGGQVHERLDVDGPCTTLKGDLLHYSFKNIQHYLVKHVQYSNVFLQTQQSKGKRWSLLHTLFRPWWRFTRAYLLKRGFLDGFPGLWIAAATAFFTFDRYSRMYESEAERRTQQ; encoded by the coding sequence ATGTCCCGACTGCCTCTCTCGATCTCCATCATCTCCCTCAATGAAGAGGCCAACCTGCGCCGCTGCCTCGCCAGCATCCAGGATCTCGCGGAGGAGATCGTGATCGTGGACTCCGGCTCCACGGACCGCACCGCCGAGATCGCCGCGGAGTTCGGCGCTCGTTTCGTCCATCAGGACTGGCTCGGCTACACCGCCCAGAAAAACCTTTGCCTCAGCCTTTGCACCCAGCCCTGGATCCTCGGATTGGACTGCGACGAGGAACTCACCCCGGAATTGCGGAATTCGATACAAAACTTCTTCATTTCCGGCGATGAAAACCGCTTTGATGGCGCATGGATGTCCCGCCTCGTTTGGTTCATGGGCCGCTGGATTCACCACGGCGACTGGTATCCGGATCGCAAAATCCGCCTCTTTCGCCGCACCAAAAGCCGTTGGGCCGCAGATGGCGGCGGCCAGGTGCACGAGCGGCTGGATGTGGACGGACCTTGCACCACGCTGAAAGGGGACCTGCTCCACTACTCCTTCAAAAACATCCAGCACTACCTGGTGAAGCACGTTCAATATTCCAACGTGTTCCTTCAAACGCAGCAAAGTAAGGGAAAACGCTGGTCCTTGCTGCATACGCTCTTCCGTCCTTGGTGGCGTTTCACCCGCGCCTACCTCCTCAAGCGCGGCTTCCTCGATGGCTTCCCCGGCCTCTGGATCGCCGCCGCCACCGCCTTCTTCACCTTTGACCGCTACAGCCGCATGTACGAGAGCGAAGCAGAGCGCAGGACGCAGCAATAA
- a CDS encoding beta-ketoacyl synthase N-terminal-like domain-containing protein yields MESVFITAVETACALGMCVEECVTALHQQRSGLVMNADVLGGEFASLSIGSFPDRSLVKGRRYGAAGNAAHKVAALAVQRAGWSAAQTRESWIFGASSRGNVGESLGVNSWRRPLRKFSASNTMHSEIPAAVSIELGVRGPWQMISNGCSSGLDALGLAWMAVLSGAAPRAIVVAVDLPLIPALLRDFQDTGLLSTNGINNPFATEGPHTTSGFLPGEAAVAVTLERGNSGRPKLCKLEHYSANSDAYDTLMIPADGGGISECVNAVLHAGDPARVVALCPHATGTLNHARVEPPALLRALEGRAVPLLPLKPQTGHTLGASGLLDVALLAASMGQRHLPATLPGLTPPTCGLPLNESPLPLHSGDRLLKLASGMGGHNAAVSLAVV; encoded by the coding sequence ATGGAATCTGTGTTCATCACAGCCGTGGAGACGGCTTGTGCGCTAGGCATGTGTGTGGAGGAGTGCGTCACTGCGCTGCATCAGCAGCGCAGCGGACTGGTCATGAATGCTGATGTTTTGGGTGGGGAATTTGCATCTTTGTCTATAGGGTCTTTCCCTGACCGATCCCTGGTGAAAGGCCGTCGTTATGGCGCGGCTGGCAATGCAGCTCATAAAGTCGCGGCGCTGGCCGTGCAGCGTGCGGGTTGGTCCGCAGCCCAGACCCGCGAGTCGTGGATCTTTGGTGCCAGCAGCCGTGGCAATGTCGGGGAGTCTCTGGGGGTGAACTCATGGCGCAGACCTCTCCGCAAATTCAGTGCCAGCAATACCATGCATAGTGAAATACCCGCCGCCGTGAGCATCGAGCTCGGCGTGCGCGGCCCCTGGCAGATGATCTCCAATGGCTGCTCCTCCGGCCTCGATGCCCTCGGCCTTGCCTGGATGGCCGTCCTCTCTGGCGCAGCTCCACGCGCCATCGTGGTGGCCGTGGACCTCCCTCTCATCCCCGCACTCCTGCGCGATTTCCAAGACACCGGCCTCCTATCCACCAATGGCATCAACAACCCCTTTGCCACCGAGGGCCCTCACACGACCAGCGGTTTCCTCCCCGGAGAGGCCGCCGTCGCTGTGACCCTCGAGCGCGGAAACAGCGGCAGGCCCAAGCTCTGCAAGCTGGAGCACTACAGTGCCAATAGCGATGCCTACGACACCCTCATGATCCCCGCAGACGGCGGCGGCATCTCCGAATGCGTGAATGCGGTACTCCATGCGGGTGATCCCGCCCGCGTCGTCGCACTTTGCCCTCATGCAACTGGCACTCTCAACCATGCCCGCGTGGAGCCCCCCGCGCTGCTTCGCGCTCTGGAGGGCCGTGCCGTCCCGCTCCTTCCACTGAAACCCCAGACCGGCCACACCCTCGGTGCCAGCGGCCTGCTGGATGTGGCGCTTCTCGCCGCCAGCATGGGCCAGCGCCACCTGCCCGCCACGCTCCCCGGCCTCACTCCTCCCACCTGCGGCCTGCCTCTCAATGAGTCACCTCTGCCCCTGCACTCGGGCGATCGCCTCCTCAAGCTGGCCTCCGGTATGGGTGGGCACAATGCAGCGGTCTCTCTCGCAGTCGTTTGA